From the Sphingomonas phyllosphaerae 5.2 genome, one window contains:
- a CDS encoding PEPxxWA-CTERM sorting domain-containing protein — protein MSTFGRAPRPGRFRAIITAVRQGGVPPEPATRATMIVGFAVIGCALRRKTVLRFVQGRRGPCRPRARPAQKGRSPR, from the coding sequence GTGTCGACGTTCGGGCGAGCGCCACGACCCGGACGGTTCCGCGCTATCATCACCGCAGTGCGTCAAGGCGGTGTGCCGCCGGAGCCGGCGACAAGGGCGACGATGATCGTCGGCTTTGCCGTTATCGGGTGCGCGCTACGTCGCAAGACGGTGCTGCGCTTCGTCCAAGGCCGCCGTGGTCCTTGCCGACCTCGCGCCCGACCGGCTCAGAAAGGGCGTTCGCCGCGATAA
- a CDS encoding PEPxxWA-CTERM sorting domain-containing protein has protein sequence MKNWRSLLPYVSRVPVVRVAMALGVGTTVIGGYAGLGYLGGTVPFAEAMNLPAALAVMPDPLSILTARSPGERGKGAMFNIKPNKPPKPRQYAGVPPRGPRERVLGNVRERNPGPVVPAGALPLQPAGFVPDLPVPLTPDALGPLPPGGTTGFGPPGVFPTGPVGTPGVPGVPGPNPTPTPTPIIPAPAVPEPATWAMMSLGFALTGLAVRRRKRTRAPAA, from the coding sequence ATGAAAAACTGGCGCTCCCTCCTGCCTTACGTCTCGCGCGTGCCCGTGGTGCGCGTGGCGATGGCGCTGGGTGTGGGCACCACCGTGATCGGCGGTTATGCCGGGCTCGGCTATCTCGGCGGCACGGTTCCGTTTGCAGAGGCGATGAACCTTCCCGCAGCATTGGCGGTGATGCCCGATCCGCTTTCGATCCTGACCGCGCGCTCGCCCGGCGAGCGCGGCAAGGGCGCGATGTTCAATATAAAGCCCAACAAGCCACCCAAGCCACGGCAATATGCCGGCGTGCCGCCGCGCGGCCCGCGCGAGCGCGTGCTGGGTAATGTGCGCGAGCGCAATCCCGGTCCGGTGGTCCCGGCTGGCGCGTTGCCGCTGCAGCCGGCCGGCTTTGTCCCGGACCTGCCCGTGCCGCTGACCCCCGATGCGCTCGGCCCGCTGCCGCCGGGCGGCACCACCGGCTTCGGCCCGCCGGGCGTCTTCCCGACCGGGCCGGTCGGCACGCCGGGCGTGCCCGGTGTTCCCGGGCCGAACCCTACCCCCACCCCGACGCCGATCATCCCCGCCCCCGCAGTGCCCGAACCGGCAACCTGGGCGATGATGTCGCTGGGCTTTGCGCTCACCGGCCTCGCGGTACGCCGCCGCAAGCGGACGCGCGCACCCGCCGCATGA
- a CDS encoding ribonucleotide-diphosphate reductase subunit beta, translating to MSLLQASKQYKPFEYPWAFEYWKRQQQLHWLPEEVPLGEDCRDWAQKLTDHERNLLTQIFRFFTQADVEVQDCYHEKYGRVFKPTEIKMMLTAFSNMETVHIAAYSHLLDTIGMPESEYGAFLEYTELKEKHDYMQNFGVDSDEDIARTLAMFGGFTEGVQLFASFAMLMNFPRFNKMKGMGQIVTWSVRDESLHCEGIIKMFHTFCQERQCLTKAVKADIADVCQTTIRLEDNFIDLAFEMGPVNGMTAKDIKKYIRYIADWRMGQLGLKPIYMIDEHPIPWLTPLLNGVEHANFFETRATEYSKAATRGQWNDVWDSFDKRQKAKVIVPAANEDPVEMGDMFSRAGVAAE from the coding sequence ATGTCGCTTCTTCAGGCGTCCAAGCAGTACAAGCCCTTCGAATATCCCTGGGCATTCGAATATTGGAAGCGTCAGCAGCAGCTGCACTGGCTTCCCGAGGAAGTGCCGCTCGGCGAGGATTGCCGCGATTGGGCGCAGAAGCTGACCGATCACGAACGCAATCTGCTCACGCAGATCTTCCGCTTCTTCACGCAGGCCGACGTCGAGGTGCAGGATTGCTACCACGAAAAGTACGGTCGCGTGTTCAAGCCGACCGAGATCAAGATGATGCTGACCGCGTTCAGCAACATGGAGACGGTTCACATCGCCGCTTACTCGCACCTGCTCGACACGATCGGGATGCCCGAAAGCGAGTATGGCGCATTTCTCGAATATACCGAGCTGAAGGAGAAGCATGACTACATGCAGAACTTCGGCGTCGACAGCGACGAGGATATCGCGCGCACTCTGGCGATGTTCGGCGGCTTCACCGAAGGCGTACAGCTGTTTGCCAGCTTCGCGATGCTGATGAACTTCCCACGCTTCAACAAGATGAAGGGCATGGGACAGATCGTCACCTGGTCGGTGCGTGACGAAAGCCTGCACTGCGAGGGCATCATCAAGATGTTCCACACCTTCTGTCAGGAGCGTCAGTGCCTGACCAAGGCGGTGAAGGCCGACATCGCCGACGTGTGCCAGACGACGATCCGCCTCGAGGACAATTTCATCGATCTCGCCTTCGAGATGGGGCCGGTCAACGGCATGACGGCGAAGGACATCAAGAAGTACATCCGCTACATCGCCGACTGGCGGATGGGGCAATTGGGGCTGAAGCCGATCTACATGATCGACGAGCATCCGATCCCGTGGCTCACCCCGTTGCTGAACGGCGTGGAGCATGCGAACTTCTTCGAGACGCGCGCTACCGAATATTCGAAGGCCGCCACCCGCGGGCAGTGGAACGACGTCTGGGACAGCTTCGACAAGCGCCAGAAGGCCAAGGTCATCGTTCCCGCCGCCAATGAAGATCCCGTCGAGATGGGCGACATGTTCTCGCGCGCTGGCGTCGCCGCCGAATAA
- a CDS encoding CAP domain-containing protein — MPRVTLRPRSLLVALAALVCAPFVTGASNYSNTFDARVLAAHNAERAALGIPPLRWNPELVQSAHAWGQYLASTGRFEHAPERRMDPEGENLWAGTRGYYSPEAMVDGWIREKRYFKSGAFPNNSTTGHVGDVGHYTQLMWRDTIEVGCALARGGQEDVLVCRYKNAGNYRGERPF; from the coding sequence ATGCCGCGTGTCACGCTGCGCCCCCGATCACTGCTCGTCGCGCTCGCCGCGCTGGTCTGTGCACCGTTCGTCACCGGTGCATCGAACTATTCGAATACCTTCGACGCGCGCGTGCTGGCCGCGCACAATGCCGAGCGTGCCGCGCTCGGCATCCCGCCACTGCGCTGGAACCCGGAACTCGTCCAATCAGCCCACGCCTGGGGCCAGTATCTCGCCTCCACCGGTCGTTTCGAGCATGCGCCGGAACGCCGCATGGATCCGGAGGGCGAGAACCTGTGGGCCGGCACCCGCGGCTATTACTCGCCCGAGGCGATGGTGGACGGCTGGATACGCGAAAAGCGCTACTTCAAGTCCGGCGCCTTCCCGAACAACAGCACCACCGGGCATGTGGGCGACGTCGGTCACTATACGCAATTGATGTGGCGCGACACGATCGAGGTCGGCTGCGCGCTGGCACGCGGTGGTCAGGAGGACGTGCTGGTCTGCCGCTACAAGAACGCCGGCAATTATCGCGGCGAACGCCCTTTCTGA
- a CDS encoding L,D-transpeptidase family protein, which yields MIRQRLGAVALTLAAVTIAVPVAATTTATTIGTYGMRFRYPAGREGALPMTGGQPLRVRSLLNIRRPMQFGDYVWSDLGVPATGAIRVRIDLPRQTVSVFRDGHEIGTAVILYGTDHKPTPTGTFPILMRARQHTSTLYDAEMPYMLRLTNDGVAVHASAVRRGSATHGCIGVPLAFARLLFDQVARGDLVTIVGA from the coding sequence ATGATCCGGCAACGCCTCGGCGCGGTTGCGCTGACGCTTGCCGCCGTCACGATCGCAGTGCCGGTGGCGGCGACGACCACCGCCACCACGATCGGCACCTATGGCATGCGCTTCCGCTATCCGGCAGGGCGCGAGGGCGCCTTGCCGATGACGGGCGGGCAGCCGTTGCGCGTGCGCAGCCTGCTCAACATTCGCCGCCCGATGCAGTTCGGTGATTATGTCTGGAGCGACCTCGGCGTACCCGCGACCGGCGCGATCCGCGTTCGGATCGATCTTCCGCGGCAGACAGTCTCGGTCTTTCGCGACGGTCACGAAATCGGCACTGCCGTGATCCTCTACGGCACCGATCACAAGCCGACGCCGACCGGCACCTTCCCGATCCTGATGCGCGCGCGCCAGCACACCTCGACACTCTACGATGCGGAGATGCCGTACATGCTGCGCCTCACCAACGACGGGGTCGCGGTCCATGCAAGCGCGGTGCGCCGCGGATCGGCGACCCACGGCTGCATCGGCGTGCCGCTCGCCTTTGCGCGGCTGTTGTTCGACCAGGTCGCGCGCGGCGATCTCGTGACGATCGTCGGCGCCTGA
- a CDS encoding DUF2171 domain-containing protein, which produces MVDASQIKEHAEVIGADGVHVGTVDHVDGDRIKLTKNDSPSTQDGQGAKHHYLPIGLVAEIEGETVRLSATAQNAQDMFEEAE; this is translated from the coding sequence ATGGTCGATGCCAGCCAGATCAAGGAACATGCCGAAGTGATCGGCGCGGACGGCGTGCACGTCGGCACCGTCGACCACGTCGACGGCGACCGCATCAAGCTGACCAAGAACGACTCGCCCTCCACGCAGGACGGGCAGGGCGCCAAGCACCATTACCTGCCGATCGGCCTCGTCGCCGAGATCGAGGGCGAGACGGTGCGGCTGTCCGCAACCGCGCAGAACGCGCAGGACATGTTCGAAGAGGCGGAATAA